GGTCGTGCCAGGTGCCGATCTTGTGGGTGAGCCACTGCCGGTAGCGGCTGCGCGGTGAGGAGCGGACCGGGCCGGCCGGCAGGTGGGTGAACTCCAGGTCGAAGCAGGACTCCCAGCGCCGCCAGCGTTCGGCGTGGTCACCGGTCAGGTCGGTGACCTCCTCGGCGGTGGTGCAGAAGCAGGTGGGGCACACCATGGTGCAGTTGCCGCAGGTCAGGCAGCGGGCGGTGACCTCGTCCCAGCGCTCGGCGTCCAGGGTGTCGCGCATCAGGGCCCGCAGGTCCACCGGCGGCATGGTGCGGCCCATCCGGTCCGCCGCCTCCCGCACGACCCTGTCGGCCGCCTCCCGGGTGTCCGGGTCGGCCGGCCGGGCGGGCAGCTCGGCCAGCACCTGCTCGCCCTCTGGGCTGCCCGCCCGGACCAGGAACCGGTGGCCGTCCTCGTCGACCAGCTCGGTCAGCGCGAGGTCGTAGCCCGGCCCGGCCGCGGGCCCGGAGCCCATCGAGACGCAGAAGCAGGTGGCGCCCGGCTCGGTGCACTCGACGGCGACCAGGAAGGCGCGGGTGCGTCGGGACCGGTAGCGCCCGTCGGCATGCGGGCCGCCGGCGAGCACCCGGTCCTGCACGGCGATGGCCCTCAGGTCGCAGGGGCGCACGCCGAGGAAGGCGTAGGCGACCGTGGGCGGCGGATCCTCGTGGAACACCGGGCCGCCGTCGGGCGCACGGTCCGCGGTCCACTGCCGCTCGCGCTGCGGGTGCAGGAACGCCTTCCAGGAGTTCGGCCCGGCGCTGTGGGCGAAGGCCGCGCCGTCGGGGCGGGGGCGGAGCCGGTAGTGGCCGGCCTCCAGCTCGACGCCCCAGCCGTACGGCAGCTCGTCACCGGACGCGAGTTCGGCCAGCACGACGGCACCGTCGCGCACCGTCGGTCCGACCACGGTACGGCCCTGCGCGGCGAGCACGCGGATCAGCGCGTCGAGCCCCGCCCGATCGATGACCGCGGCGGCCGCCGGAGCGCTGGTCATGGTGGTACCTCCCGGTGCTGACGGGTGCCACCGGGCATCCTGGCCCGGCGTCGCCCGCTCATCCTGTGCTGCCGACGTCGGGAAGCGGCGGCAACGGCCCGCCGCCGCGCCGGACCGACGCCACGGCTCCCCCGGACGGGCGAAGTGTTCGGGTCGACCGCCCGACGTCCGACGGTCATCGCCGATCCGTGCGGGCCCGGGCCACGATGCCGCGCACCGCCGCTGCGGCACCCGGGACGGCCTCGGCGACGGCCGGGCCGAGTCCCTGTCCGAGTGTGAAGGCGCTTCCCCCGATCGCGAGCAGGAT
The window above is part of the Kitasatospora sp. HUAS MG31 genome. Proteins encoded here:
- a CDS encoding 4Fe-4S dicluster domain-containing protein gives rise to the protein MTSAPAAAAVIDRAGLDALIRVLAAQGRTVVGPTVRDGAVVLAELASGDELPYGWGVELEAGHYRLRPRPDGAAFAHSAGPNSWKAFLHPQRERQWTADRAPDGGPVFHEDPPPTVAYAFLGVRPCDLRAIAVQDRVLAGGPHADGRYRSRRTRAFLVAVECTEPGATCFCVSMGSGPAAGPGYDLALTELVDEDGHRFLVRAGSPEGEQVLAELPARPADPDTREAADRVVREAADRMGRTMPPVDLRALMRDTLDAERWDEVTARCLTCGNCTMVCPTCFCTTAEEVTDLTGDHAERWRRWESCFDLEFTHLPAGPVRSSPRSRYRQWLTHKIGTWHDQFGSSGCVGCGRCIVWCPVGIDITEEAHALEHERRTVADRPETP